From Aliarcobacter butzleri, the proteins below share one genomic window:
- the sugE gene encoding quaternary ammonium compound efflux SMR transporter SugE, protein MSWGILVLAGIFEIFWAVGLKYTDGFTKLIPSLFTIVAMLISFWLLSLSLKTLPLGTAYAVWVGIGTIGTVIAGIMLFGDSINIIRIISIAFIILGIIGLKITTA, encoded by the coding sequence ATGAGTTGGGGAATCCTTGTACTTGCAGGAATTTTTGAAATTTTTTGGGCAGTAGGTCTTAAATATACAGATGGTTTTACAAAATTAATTCCAAGTTTATTCACAATAGTTGCAATGCTAATTAGTTTTTGGTTACTAAGCCTTTCTTTAAAAACTCTTCCTTTGGGAACAGCTTATGCTGTTTGGGTAGGAATAGGAACAATAGGAACAGTAATTGCTGGAATAATGTTATTTGGCGATTCTATAAATATAATTAGAATAATTAGTATAGCTTTTATCATTTTAGGTATAATCGGACTTAAAATTACAACTGCTTAA